One genomic window of Sphingobacterium oryzagri includes the following:
- a CDS encoding PstA family ABC transporter permease: MTNVKKRLLKEKIAKIVMQLSGMAITASLFFIVGTILYKGLPYLSWEMISQTPQGGFYIGKDGGILNAILGSLYLASFSTALATLIGIPISIYLHMYVKSGSFLERACKLLFDVLFGIPSIVYGAIAFSIMVWVGIRASLLGGIITITLLTIPIVVRTIDELLKTIPTDLKHVTFSLGATRWETAKMFLRYIRPGIFTAILLAFGRAIGDVAGVLLTTGFSDNLPKYIDEPSATLPLAIFFQLSSPIPEVQGRAYASALVLTFIILIIVICTHLLASKQQKHKI, from the coding sequence ATGACAAATGTGAAGAAAAGGCTTTTAAAGGAAAAAATTGCGAAAATAGTGATGCAACTATCGGGCATGGCGATAACGGCTTCGTTGTTTTTTATCGTGGGCACCATCTTGTATAAAGGTCTACCCTACCTTTCTTGGGAAATGATTAGCCAGACGCCACAAGGTGGATTTTACATCGGAAAAGACGGTGGAATTTTAAACGCGATCTTAGGTTCGCTCTATCTGGCTTCTTTTTCAACAGCGTTGGCCACGCTTATTGGCATTCCGATTTCTATTTATTTGCATATGTATGTCAAAAGTGGTTCGTTTTTAGAGCGTGCTTGCAAATTGCTCTTTGATGTACTTTTTGGTATTCCATCCATCGTTTATGGCGCTATTGCTTTCAGTATTATGGTTTGGGTCGGTATTCGCGCCTCTTTGCTGGGTGGTATTATCACCATTACGTTACTCACGATACCCATTGTGGTACGCACGATCGATGAGTTGCTAAAGACTATTCCGACCGATTTAAAGCATGTGACATTTTCACTCGGCGCTACGCGCTGGGAAACGGCAAAAATGTTTTTACGCTATATCAGACCGGGAATCTTTACCGCTATATTATTGGCCTTTGGTCGCGCTATTGGCGACGTAGCCGGCGTATTGCTCACCACAGGCTTTAGCGACAACTTGCCGAAATACATCGACGAACCTTCGGCAACATTGCCGTTGGCCATCTTTTTTCAATTAAGCAGTCCGATACCGGAGGTGCAAGGTCGCGCCTACGCTTCGGCATTGGTATTAACATTTATCATTTTAATCATCGTTATATGCACGCATCTACTAGCATCCAAACAGCAGAAACACAAGATTTAA
- a CDS encoding phosphate ABC transporter ATP-binding protein, with the protein MHASTSIQTAETQDLTALSTPHIQIKDLNVTIEGKRILKNINLSIPNNSVTSIIGPSGCGKTTLLKTLNRLVDDTKGVEITGSVLVNGEDIYAKDAEVTHIRKKMGLLSQKPFPLPMSIFDNIAYGPRIHGTRDKKLLKQIVETQLRNVGLWEEVKDRLEASATRLSIGQQQRLCLARGLAVQPEIILGDESTSALDPISTQTIENLLIELKKDYTIVLVTHILRQARRVSDYVIFVYNGEVVEFGRTEDVLLHPQNEITQQYVKGFIS; encoded by the coding sequence ATGCACGCATCTACTAGCATCCAAACAGCAGAAACACAAGATTTAACCGCCTTGTCTACGCCACATATACAGATTAAGGATCTGAATGTAACAATTGAAGGCAAGCGTATTTTGAAAAATATCAATCTGTCGATTCCGAACAATTCGGTCACATCGATCATCGGTCCGTCGGGATGTGGAAAGACCACCCTTCTTAAAACATTGAACCGCCTGGTTGATGATACCAAAGGTGTAGAAATTACAGGCTCGGTATTGGTCAACGGAGAAGATATTTACGCGAAGGATGCGGAAGTTACCCATATCCGTAAAAAAATGGGTTTGCTCTCGCAAAAGCCTTTTCCACTACCCATGTCTATATTTGACAACATTGCCTACGGCCCGAGAATACATGGTACACGAGATAAAAAGCTGTTAAAGCAAATCGTGGAAACGCAATTACGTAATGTAGGGCTATGGGAAGAAGTAAAAGACCGCCTGGAAGCATCAGCAACGCGTCTTTCTATCGGACAGCAACAACGTTTGTGTCTGGCCAGAGGACTCGCCGTGCAGCCTGAAATTATCCTGGGTGATGAGTCGACCTCAGCACTTGATCCAATTTCTACGCAAACCATCGAAAACTTGCTGATTGAGTTGAAAAAAGATTATACAATCGTACTGGTGACGCATATTCTGCGTCAAGCAAGAAGGGTTTCCGATTACGTTATCTTCGTGTACAACGGTGAAGTTGTAGAATTTGGCCGCACCGAAGACGTGTTGCTGCACCCGCAGAACGAAATCACCCAGCAATACGTAAAAGGCTTTATCAGTTAA
- a CDS encoding sulfurtransferase, with product MTSIISATNLKALIGNENLLIIDATSGPRAKEIYTEKHLTGAQFVDLEKDLSTIDDPAHGGRHPLPSPQDFSKTLTNLRVHDDSHIVVYDRANGVNAAARFWWMARAAGLKNVQVLDGGFSAAEAMDIPIESGEITGLPQSSFCFDTWQLPTITRAEVEALTHDPKAVIIDVREEARYAGVTEPIDLIAGHIPSAINIPLANNLDSNGLFKDPQALYAYYKPFFVEADAQKRVVHCGSGVSACHTLLALDYAGFEMPHLYVGSWSEWSRNALPIATTAS from the coding sequence ATGACATCCATTATCTCCGCAACAAACCTCAAAGCTCTAATAGGTAACGAAAATCTTCTGATTATTGATGCTACATCTGGCCCGAGAGCGAAAGAAATCTACACGGAAAAACATTTGACTGGTGCCCAGTTTGTCGATCTGGAAAAAGATCTTTCAACGATAGATGATCCGGCCCATGGCGGCCGACATCCATTGCCTAGTCCGCAGGATTTTTCGAAAACCTTGACCAATCTCCGTGTGCACGATGATAGTCATATCGTGGTATACGACCGTGCAAACGGTGTAAATGCAGCGGCTCGTTTTTGGTGGATGGCGCGCGCTGCCGGACTGAAAAATGTGCAGGTGCTGGATGGTGGCTTTTCGGCAGCAGAAGCGATGGATATACCTATCGAAAGTGGAGAAATAACAGGATTACCACAGAGCAGTTTCTGCTTTGATACCTGGCAATTGCCGACTATCACACGGGCTGAAGTAGAAGCGCTTACACACGATCCAAAAGCCGTTATTATCGATGTTAGGGAAGAAGCACGTTATGCTGGTGTCACCGAGCCGATTGATTTAATCGCTGGCCATATTCCTTCCGCCATCAATATCCCGTTGGCCAACAACCTAGATTCCAATGGTCTATTTAAAGATCCGCAGGCGTTGTACGCCTATTACAAACCATTTTTTGTTGAGGCCGATGCCCAAAAGCGCGTTGTTCATTGCGGCTCTGGTGTGTCGGCTTGCCATACTTTGCTAGCGTTGGATTACGCCGGTTTTGAGATGCCGCACTTATACGTTGGTTCCTGGAGCGAATGGTCAAGAAATGCACTGCCAATAGCAACGACAGCTAGCTAA
- a CDS encoding MFS transporter → MENTEGLATSTRLKAIVSGSIGNLVEWYDWYAYAAFSVYFAPVFFPASSPTAQLLNTAGIFAVGFLMRPIGGWLFGSLADKAGRKFSMTISVLLMSFGSLLIALTPSYKLIGILAPVFLLIARLLQGLSVGGEYGTSATYLSEMASSNRRGFYSSFQYVTLIGGQLIALGIQLIMQKLFLTDAQMHTWGWRIPFFIGAALSLVALYLRSHMAETAAFQTDTAQSPGEHKKKNGSIGELLKHPKALVTVFGLTLGGTVAFYTYSTYMQKYLINTVGFSKEDSTVITFTSLLIFAFLQPLFGLLSDKIGRKPLLIGFGILGSALTIPLLSTLGGLDSSSDFWPAFFVIMLALIVVSGYTSINAVVKAELFPTNIRALGVGLPYSLTVAIFGGTCEYIALWFKEVGHEAYYFYYVTGCIFISLLVYLFMKDTKKSSTFNPVKAAD, encoded by the coding sequence ATGGAGAATACGGAAGGATTAGCGACATCAACGCGGCTCAAAGCCATTGTGAGTGGTTCGATCGGCAATCTAGTCGAATGGTACGACTGGTATGCCTACGCGGCATTTTCTGTTTATTTTGCCCCCGTTTTTTTCCCGGCAAGCAGTCCGACTGCGCAGCTATTGAATACCGCAGGAATATTTGCCGTAGGTTTTTTAATGCGTCCCATTGGCGGCTGGCTGTTTGGTAGCCTTGCCGATAAAGCCGGACGAAAATTTTCGATGACAATTTCGGTACTGCTGATGTCCTTCGGATCGTTGCTCATCGCGCTTACACCATCTTACAAGTTGATCGGTATACTTGCACCCGTATTTTTATTGATTGCTCGTTTGTTGCAAGGGCTGAGTGTTGGCGGCGAATACGGCACCTCGGCAACATACCTTAGCGAAATGGCTTCTTCAAACAGGCGTGGTTTTTATTCTAGTTTTCAGTATGTTACGCTAATTGGCGGACAACTGATTGCCTTAGGCATTCAACTGATTATGCAGAAACTATTTTTAACGGATGCACAGATGCATACCTGGGGATGGCGTATACCATTTTTTATTGGAGCCGCCTTATCATTGGTAGCCTTGTATTTACGTAGCCACATGGCTGAAACGGCCGCTTTTCAAACGGATACCGCACAATCACCAGGTGAACATAAAAAGAAGAATGGCTCTATCGGCGAACTCTTAAAACATCCGAAAGCGTTAGTAACCGTTTTTGGGTTAACTTTAGGCGGAACGGTTGCTTTCTATACCTATTCCACTTACATGCAAAAATATTTAATCAATACGGTTGGCTTTTCCAAAGAAGATTCCACAGTTATCACGTTTACGTCGTTGCTAATTTTTGCGTTTTTACAACCACTGTTTGGCCTCTTATCCGACAAGATTGGACGAAAGCCTTTACTTATAGGCTTCGGTATCCTTGGCAGTGCGCTAACGATTCCATTGCTCAGCACACTGGGCGGTTTAGACAGCTCCAGCGATTTCTGGCCGGCTTTTTTCGTCATCATGCTAGCCTTGATTGTCGTAAGTGGATATACGTCAATAAATGCCGTGGTCAAAGCCGAGCTATTTCCCACAAATATCCGCGCGCTGGGCGTTGGTTTGCCCTATTCGCTTACCGTCGCTATTTTTGGAGGAACCTGCGAGTACATCGCGCTTTGGTTTAAAGAAGTCGGGCACGAGGCTTATTACTTTTATTATGTTACCGGCTGTATTTTTATCTCCCTGCTTGTTTATCTCTTTATGAAAGATACCAAAAAAAGCTCTACATTTAATCCCGTAAAAGCTGCAGACTAG
- the rpsU gene encoding 30S ribosomal protein S21, with protein MIIVNVKEGESLDRALKRFKKKFEKTGVLRELRSRQAYEKRSVTRRTQVKKAVYKQSLNQDNG; from the coding sequence ATGATTATCGTAAATGTAAAAGAAGGAGAATCTCTAGACAGAGCGTTGAAACGTTTCAAAAAGAAATTTGAAAAGACAGGTGTATTACGCGAGCTACGTTCACGTCAAGCATACGAGAAGAGATCAGTTACTCGTCGTACCCAAGTTAAAAAAGCAGTCTACAAACAGTCATTAAACCAAGATAACGGTTAA
- a CDS encoding DinB family protein, producing MHNDVKEIVERLQEVLLSGRWIANTNYREQLYAISWQQAIQRVGRLNSIAALTYHINYYLAGLCHAFHNQELLIKDEYSFDVPEIQDAAAWLALVNEFERNAKAFIAAVEQLPAKRWDTIFIDKKYGNYRRNIEGVIEHCYYHLGQVVLIRKLLQD from the coding sequence ATGCACAATGACGTAAAAGAAATTGTAGAGCGACTACAGGAAGTATTGCTCAGCGGCCGTTGGATTGCCAACACCAACTACCGCGAACAGCTTTATGCTATAAGTTGGCAACAAGCCATACAACGCGTAGGTCGGTTAAATAGCATTGCTGCCCTCACCTACCATATCAATTATTATTTAGCGGGATTATGCCACGCCTTCCATAATCAGGAGCTGTTGATAAAAGATGAATACAGTTTTGATGTGCCGGAAATACAGGATGCCGCAGCCTGGCTGGCGCTAGTAAACGAATTTGAGCGTAATGCAAAAGCCTTTATCGCAGCTGTTGAGCAACTTCCCGCGAAACGATGGGATACAATCTTTATAGACAAAAAATACGGAAACTACCGCAGAAATATAGAAGGCGTAATAGAACATTGCTATTACCATCTCGGGCAAGTCGTGCTTATTCGAAAACTACTTCAAGATTAG
- a CDS encoding TlpA family protein disulfide reductase, with translation MRKTASLMAAMMLCLVAQTIKAQQAKLYIDVKKPMRTEISLFARSTHELLPSRQLAVYSIKDNRVQLDLDLSQLTTFSIMGMSNNNWLYNINLSPGDSLHVLVDDIAGQDRIVVSGIGAENNQAFPDFLHRDHEAFKTDLYPDKLLKFLADEEQSLQSETAAYISKYKPSAAFQAVLQQNLAYAPALWFTDFFGNHKYFLQGVADSEALLQIWNGKKDSLLQTIEMNNEEALSSSFYTNLLHTYVLRRKEQLWPTAKDSTVLAFYYADYPADQRQAIFQSDPENLFIERIINKEFTGAVNEYLYADLLRNIEGSKKTNASAIFDRFAAKYPNSKYLPTFQSMIDEVRKNENRALTANMVFLDSTGTLTNFDEVLGLFKGKTVLVDMWGTWCAPCHQEIEKNSGPLKAHFKDKDLVFLYIANFDEGKQASWKKLISYYNLAGNHILASAALTEDISKKTKLSGYPTYLIIKKDGTYELSNAGYPMQREKLIQQITLDL, from the coding sequence ATGAGAAAAACAGCTTCACTGATGGCCGCCATGATGCTTTGTTTGGTAGCGCAAACTATCAAAGCGCAACAAGCTAAGCTCTACATCGATGTTAAAAAACCGATGCGCACGGAAATTTCGCTCTTTGCACGGAGCACACATGAGCTGCTACCGTCTAGACAGCTTGCTGTATATTCTATAAAAGACAATCGCGTACAATTGGATCTTGATTTGTCGCAACTCACCACCTTTAGTATTATGGGCATGAGCAACAACAATTGGCTGTACAACATCAACTTATCGCCAGGCGATAGCCTGCATGTGCTTGTTGACGATATTGCTGGTCAAGATCGTATCGTGGTATCTGGAATTGGCGCCGAAAATAATCAAGCTTTCCCAGATTTTTTACACCGCGATCATGAAGCATTTAAAACAGACCTGTATCCCGATAAGTTGTTAAAGTTTCTGGCAGATGAAGAACAATCATTGCAAAGCGAAACAGCCGCCTACATTTCAAAATATAAGCCTTCAGCAGCTTTTCAAGCTGTTTTGCAACAAAATTTAGCCTATGCGCCCGCACTTTGGTTTACAGATTTTTTCGGTAATCACAAGTACTTTCTACAGGGTGTTGCGGATAGCGAAGCCTTACTACAAATCTGGAACGGCAAGAAAGATAGTTTATTGCAGACTATCGAAATGAATAACGAAGAGGCGCTCAGCAGCTCTTTTTACACCAATCTGCTGCATACGTATGTTTTGCGCCGAAAGGAACAATTATGGCCTACCGCTAAAGATTCTACCGTCCTAGCCTTTTATTATGCCGACTATCCGGCAGACCAAAGGCAGGCTATTTTTCAAAGCGACCCGGAAAATCTTTTTATAGAGCGCATCATCAACAAGGAGTTTACCGGAGCCGTCAATGAATATTTGTATGCCGACCTCTTGCGAAATATTGAAGGATCAAAAAAAACGAATGCTTCGGCGATATTCGACCGGTTTGCCGCCAAATATCCGAATAGTAAATATTTACCGACTTTTCAGTCGATGATCGACGAGGTACGAAAAAATGAAAACCGTGCGCTCACGGCCAACATGGTTTTTCTCGATAGCACGGGCACGCTAACAAACTTTGACGAGGTTTTAGGGTTGTTTAAAGGCAAAACCGTGCTCGTTGATATGTGGGGAACCTGGTGTGCGCCTTGCCATCAGGAAATAGAAAAAAACAGTGGGCCGTTGAAAGCGCATTTTAAGGATAAAGATTTGGTATTTCTTTACATCGCAAATTTTGATGAGGGCAAACAAGCGTCCTGGAAAAAGTTGATTAGTTATTATAACCTGGCAGGCAACCATATCTTGGCTAGCGCAGCCCTCACGGAAGATATTAGTAAAAAAACGAAACTTAGCGGATATCCGACTTACCTAATTATCAAAAAAGATGGCACGTATGAACTGTCTAATGCCGGATACCCCATGCAACGCGAAAAGCTCATCCAGCAGATAACGTTAGATTTGTAG
- a CDS encoding ABC-F family ATP-binding cassette domain-containing protein gives MINVNNISVSFGGTTLFSDVSFSINEQDKIALMGKNGAGKSTLLKIIAGAGKPTSGNISGPKEAVIAYLPQHLLTQDNVTVFEETSRAFEEVYTMRDELEALNEQLNIRTDYETDDYMKLIERVSELSEKFYSIEETNYDAEVEKVLKGLGFERKDFDRQTAEFSGGWRMRIELAKILLKKPDLILLDEPTNHMDIESIQWLEDFLINSAKAVIVISHDRAFVDSITNRTIEVTMGRIYDYKAKYSHYLELRKERRQHQQKAYEEQQRFIADNQEFIDRFRGTYSKTLQVQSRVKMLEKLEIIQIDEVDTSALRLKFPPSPRSGQYPVIVEDLTKAYGDHVVFEKAAMVIERGEKVAFVGKNGEGKSTMIKAIMGEIDFEGTLKVGHNAKIGYFAQNQAALLDEELTVFDTIDQIAVGDVRVKIKDLLGAFMFSGDDTTKKVKVLSGGEKTRLAMIKLLLEPVNVLILDEPTNHLDMKTKDIIKDALQDFDGTLILVSHDRDFLDGLASKVFEFGNKRVREHFEDIKGFLEYKKMNSLKDIER, from the coding sequence GTGATTAATGTAAATAACATCTCCGTTTCCTTCGGCGGAACAACACTCTTCAGTGATGTGTCATTTTCGATAAATGAGCAGGATAAAATTGCCCTGATGGGGAAAAATGGAGCCGGTAAATCAACCTTGTTAAAGATCATTGCCGGAGCAGGAAAACCTACTTCAGGAAATATCTCCGGCCCGAAAGAGGCCGTGATTGCTTATTTGCCGCAGCATCTGTTGACGCAAGATAATGTGACGGTTTTCGAAGAAACATCGCGTGCATTTGAAGAAGTCTATACTATGCGGGATGAGCTTGAAGCGCTTAACGAACAACTTAATATCCGGACGGATTATGAGACCGATGATTACATGAAGTTGATCGAGCGCGTATCGGAATTGAGTGAAAAATTTTATTCGATCGAAGAAACCAACTACGATGCCGAGGTGGAAAAGGTGCTTAAAGGTTTGGGGTTTGAACGGAAGGACTTTGACAGGCAAACCGCTGAGTTTTCCGGCGGTTGGCGTATGCGTATTGAATTAGCCAAAATCTTGTTGAAAAAACCAGATTTAATTTTGCTGGATGAACCCACCAACCACATGGATATCGAGAGTATCCAATGGCTGGAAGACTTTCTGATCAATTCGGCCAAAGCGGTAATCGTTATATCGCATGACCGTGCTTTTGTCGACAGTATCACCAACCGCACCATTGAGGTAACGATGGGTAGAATCTACGATTACAAAGCAAAATATAGCCACTACCTGGAATTACGTAAAGAACGTCGGCAACATCAGCAGAAAGCGTATGAAGAGCAGCAGCGCTTTATTGCGGACAACCAAGAGTTTATCGATCGTTTCCGCGGCACGTATTCCAAGACATTGCAGGTACAATCGCGTGTGAAGATGTTGGAGAAGCTGGAAATCATTCAGATCGATGAAGTGGATACCTCTGCCCTACGCTTGAAATTTCCACCTTCGCCACGGTCTGGTCAATATCCCGTCATCGTAGAAGACCTAACGAAAGCTTACGGAGATCATGTGGTATTTGAAAAAGCGGCGATGGTCATTGAACGTGGCGAAAAAGTAGCCTTTGTCGGTAAGAATGGTGAAGGTAAATCGACGATGATCAAAGCCATCATGGGCGAAATTGATTTTGAAGGCACGCTAAAAGTCGGGCACAACGCCAAGATAGGTTACTTTGCACAAAACCAGGCCGCGTTGCTAGACGAGGAACTGACTGTTTTTGATACCATTGATCAGATTGCTGTGGGTGATGTGCGCGTTAAAATTAAGGATCTTTTGGGCGCCTTTATGTTTAGCGGCGACGATACCACCAAAAAAGTAAAGGTATTATCCGGTGGTGAAAAAACCCGGTTGGCTATGATTAAGTTACTGCTGGAACCGGTCAATGTGCTTATTCTCGATGAGCCGACCAACCATTTGGATATGAAAACAAAAGATATCATAAAAGATGCGTTGCAGGATTTCGATGGTACGCTGATTCTGGTATCGCACGATCGTGATTTTCTTGATGGCCTGGCCAGTAAGGTCTTTGAATTTGGTAATAAGCGGGTTCGCGAACACTTTGAAGATATCAAAGGATTTCTTGAATACAAAAAGATGAACAGTTTAAAAGATATCGAACGGTAG
- a CDS encoding ROK family protein, with the protein MSIADLSSRVALGIDIGGTNTKFGVVNHRGEVLEKGGMRTDAYEKVEYFIDALYEQVQPLMEKFGTVANFDGIGVGMPNGNYYKGTAEHAPNLPWKGVIPFGELMKAKFGLNCTVTNDANAAALGEMLFGAARGMKNFIMITLGTGVGSGIVANGNLIYGHDGFAGELGHTIVKPGGRKHWSTGSEGSLEAYASATGIAITAKKMRAEFPASMLNKYPEDAINSKTVFECASKGDPIAIEVFRYTGQKLGEALANFVMFSSPEAILLFGGVIKAGDFILKPAKLHMERNLFPIFRDKVKLVFSELSEADAAILGASALVWEK; encoded by the coding sequence ATGTCAATAGCAGATTTATCGAGTCGCGTCGCTCTGGGAATAGATATCGGAGGGACCAATACGAAATTTGGCGTGGTAAACCACCGCGGTGAGGTTCTTGAAAAAGGAGGAATGCGTACCGATGCGTATGAAAAAGTAGAATATTTTATTGATGCCCTGTATGAGCAAGTACAGCCGCTCATGGAAAAATTCGGCACGGTGGCGAATTTTGATGGCATTGGTGTAGGCATGCCTAATGGTAATTATTACAAAGGTACGGCCGAACATGCACCCAATTTACCGTGGAAAGGCGTGATACCGTTTGGCGAGCTTATGAAAGCAAAGTTTGGTTTGAACTGCACCGTTACCAATGATGCAAATGCGGCCGCACTAGGCGAAATGTTATTCGGCGCGGCGCGTGGCATGAAAAATTTTATCATGATTACGCTAGGCACAGGCGTGGGTAGCGGTATCGTGGCAAACGGCAATTTGATCTACGGCCACGATGGTTTTGCTGGCGAGCTGGGACACACGATTGTTAAGCCTGGCGGACGTAAACACTGGAGTACGGGATCGGAAGGTAGTTTGGAAGCTTACGCATCAGCAACCGGAATTGCGATAACAGCTAAAAAAATGCGGGCGGAGTTTCCGGCATCGATGTTGAATAAATATCCGGAAGATGCGATCAACTCTAAAACGGTTTTCGAGTGCGCCAGCAAAGGTGATCCAATCGCTATCGAAGTCTTTCGTTATACAGGACAAAAACTTGGCGAAGCGTTGGCTAACTTTGTGATGTTTTCTTCGCCCGAAGCTATCCTATTGTTTGGCGGCGTGATTAAAGCGGGCGACTTTATTTTAAAACCTGCAAAACTGCATATGGAGCGCAACTTGTTTCCGATATTTCGGGATAAGGTAAAGCTGGTGTTCAGTGAACTAAGCGAGGCCGACGCGGCTATTTTAGGCGCAAGCGCGTTGGTTTGGGAAAAATAG